The following proteins are co-located in the Mobula hypostoma unplaced genomic scaffold, sMobHyp1.1 scaffold_69, whole genome shotgun sequence genome:
- the LOC134341487 gene encoding probable G-protein coupled receptor 139 has protein sequence MLDTFYRVRKIYFMVIAVIGVPVNLVAMVILSRGKCGLATCTTRYLVAMATADLLTIIFDVLLWRVSYYYFSGTFLDITPVCSVITVLRTAATDCSVWFTVTFTFDRFVAICCQKPKTKYCTGKTAGAILTTTAVLLCFKNVPNFFRYGPAKVIDNIPWDCIGKLSYYTDFAWKGYRMFSMVLTPLLPFVLILQFNALTVRHILVTSRVRKGLRGQSKAENRSDPEMESRRRSVILLLTISGSFITLWSVSVAEFLYNTIAGLDQNNYSDSEYIFQHIGYMLMLLSCCTNTFIYGVTQSKFREQFIRAVKYPLTSIIQLINKQNI, from the exons ATGCTTGACACATTTTACCGTGTGAGAAAGATATATTTCATGGTCATTGCCGTTATTGGTGTTCCTG TGAACCTCGTGGCGATggtgatcctgtcccggggaaagtgcggcctCGCCACCTGcaccactcgctacctggtggccatggcaACCGCAGATCTACTGACCATCATCTTTGATGTCCTACTGTGGCGGGTCAGTTATTACTACTTTTCCGGGACTTTCCTGGACATCACCCCCGTGTGCAGTGTGATTACTGTCCTGAGAACGGCAGCCACTGActgttctgtctggttcaccgtcactttTACGTTTGATCGGTTTGTCGCCATCTGTTGTCAGAAGccgaaaacaaaatattgcaccgggAAAACCGCCGGCGCGATTCTGACAACAACGGCCGTTCTGCTCTGTTTTAAAAacgtgccaaatttcttcagatatggTCCTGCGAAAGTGATCGACAACATACCCTGGGACTGTATTGGAAAGCTGAGCTACTATACGGATTTCGCGTGGAAGGGatataggatgttttctatggttctaacgcCATTACTCCCGTTCGTGTTAATACTCCAGTTCAACGCTCTGACGGTCAGGCACATTTTAGTGACCAGTCGCGTCCGTAAGGGGCTGAGGGGTCAGAGCAAGGCGGAGAACcgcagtgacccggagatggagagcaggaggaggtctgtgatcttacttctcaccatctccggcagcttcatcaccctgtggTCGGTGAGTGTTGCCGAATTCCTCTATAACACCATTGCCGGATTGGATCAGAATAATTACAGCGATTCGGAATACATATTTCAACACATCGGATACATGCTGATGCTATTAAGTTGCTGCACAAACACGTTTATTTATGGGGTGACTCAGTCCAAGTTCAGAGAGCAGTTCATCCGCGCAGTGAAATATCCGCTCACGTCAATTATTCAACTAATTAATAAACAGAATATCTAA